A part of Melittangium boletus DSM 14713 genomic DNA contains:
- a CDS encoding hybrid sensor histidine kinase/response regulator, translating into MSSPAEECHRILVVDDNPSIQQDFQRILCRSEESREELDEMESLLFGAPTRVRSDGPLFELDFASGGEEGVRRVREAIRSGRPYALAFVDIRMPPGMDGVETTLRMWREAVDLQVVLCSAYSDYSWDELARRLETNERLLILRKPFDSIEVRQMAHALCEKWELLRASHQRMEDLELVVEERTRALAEANARLLHAQKLEALGRMSAGLAHEVNNPLSYVMSNLRHVLDGLVSLPCSEEAMERRDELSDACRDALLGAERIARIVQDVRVFARVDEPPRDRVELRRVVEYSLSMVGESLRSGIHLVRDFQDVPAVLGSDHALGQVFLNLLVNAVHALKGRPQPSLRVGISRREDGRIAVEVQDNGCGIPQENLSRLFEPFFTTKPVGTGTGLGLSICHGIVTRLGGDIVVESTPQQGTTFRVVLPAAPEEALAHPPDA; encoded by the coding sequence ATGAGTTCTCCCGCCGAGGAGTGCCACCGCATCCTGGTGGTTGACGACAACCCCTCCATCCAGCAGGACTTCCAGCGCATCCTCTGCCGCTCCGAGGAGAGCCGCGAGGAACTGGACGAGATGGAGTCCCTGCTCTTCGGGGCTCCGACCCGGGTCCGCTCGGACGGACCCCTCTTCGAGTTGGATTTCGCCTCGGGGGGCGAGGAGGGCGTGAGGCGTGTGCGGGAGGCGATCCGCTCGGGGCGTCCCTATGCCCTGGCCTTCGTGGACATCCGCATGCCCCCGGGCATGGACGGCGTGGAGACGACGCTGCGCATGTGGCGCGAGGCGGTGGATCTCCAGGTGGTGCTCTGCTCGGCCTACTCGGACTACTCCTGGGATGAGCTGGCGCGCCGGTTGGAGACGAACGAGCGTCTGCTCATCCTGCGCAAGCCCTTCGACAGCATCGAGGTGCGGCAGATGGCGCACGCGCTCTGCGAGAAGTGGGAGCTCTTGCGCGCGAGCCATCAGCGCATGGAGGACCTGGAGCTCGTGGTGGAGGAGCGCACGCGGGCGCTGGCGGAGGCCAACGCCCGGCTGTTGCACGCCCAGAAGCTGGAAGCGCTCGGGCGCATGTCGGCGGGCCTGGCCCACGAGGTCAACAATCCCCTGAGCTACGTGATGTCCAACCTGCGCCACGTGCTCGACGGGCTCGTGTCCCTGCCCTGCTCGGAGGAGGCGATGGAGCGGCGCGATGAGCTGAGTGACGCGTGCCGCGACGCGCTGCTGGGCGCCGAGCGCATCGCGCGCATCGTCCAGGACGTGCGCGTCTTCGCCCGGGTGGACGAGCCCCCGAGGGACAGGGTGGAGCTGCGCCGCGTGGTGGAGTACTCGCTGTCCATGGTGGGCGAGTCCCTGCGCTCGGGCATCCACCTGGTGCGCGACTTCCAGGACGTTCCCGCGGTGTTGGGCAGTGATCATGCGCTGGGCCAGGTGTTCCTCAACCTGCTCGTCAACGCGGTGCATGCCTTGAAGGGCCGGCCCCAGCCCTCGCTGCGGGTGGGCATCTCGCGGCGGGAGGATGGCCGCATTGCAGTGGAAGTGCAGGACAACGGCTGTGGCATACCGCAGGAGAACCTGAGCCGCCTCTTCGAGCCCTTCTTCACGACGAAGCCCGTGGGGACGGGCACGGGGCTGGGCCTGTCCATCTGCCACGGCATCGTGACGCGGCTGGGGGGAGACATCGTCGTTGAGAGCACTCCCCAACAGGGCACCACTTTTCGTGTGGTGCTGCCCGCGGCACCGGAGGAGGCTTTGGCGCACCCGCCGGATGCGTGA
- the aat gene encoding leucyl/phenylalanyl-tRNA--protein transferase has product MPIYLLGEDPELFPPPERADRTGLLAVGGDLSPERLLAAYSRGIFPWYNPGQPVLWHSPDPRFVLEPAKLYVGRSLRKTLKASVYDIRWDTAFADVITACASVPRPGQDGTWITDEMREAYIALHARGYAHSVEAWADGQLVGGFYGVSLGAAFFGESMFAHAPDASKVAFATAVARFQDWGFHFIDCQVETEHLARFGAEHWPRKHFLQALALALGEPTRQGRWTEG; this is encoded by the coding sequence GTGCCCATCTACCTGCTCGGAGAAGACCCGGAGTTGTTCCCTCCTCCGGAGAGGGCGGACCGCACGGGTCTGCTGGCCGTGGGGGGCGACTTGAGCCCCGAGCGTCTGCTCGCGGCGTACTCCCGGGGCATCTTCCCCTGGTACAACCCGGGCCAGCCCGTGCTCTGGCACTCGCCGGATCCCCGCTTCGTGCTGGAGCCCGCGAAGTTGTACGTGGGCCGCTCGCTGCGCAAGACGCTCAAGGCGTCCGTCTACGACATCCGCTGGGACACGGCCTTCGCGGACGTCATCACCGCCTGCGCCAGCGTGCCGCGCCCCGGCCAGGATGGCACGTGGATCACCGACGAGATGCGCGAGGCCTATATCGCCCTGCACGCGCGCGGCTACGCGCACTCGGTGGAGGCATGGGCGGATGGACAACTCGTGGGCGGCTTCTACGGCGTGTCGCTCGGGGCGGCCTTCTTCGGCGAGAGCATGTTCGCGCACGCCCCGGACGCCTCCAAGGTGGCCTTCGCCACCGCCGTGGCGCGCTTCCAGGACTGGGGCTTCCACTTCATCGACTGCCAGGTGGAAACCGAGCACCTGGCGCGCTTTGGCGCCGAGCACTGGCCGCGCAAGCACTTCCTCCAGGCGCTCGCCCTGGCCCTGGGCGAGCCCACGCGCCAGGGACGCTGGACCGAAGGCTGA
- the glgX gene encoding glycogen debranching protein GlgX, with amino-acid sequence MTREVWPGNPYPRGATFDGAGVNFAVFSQVATRIEVCLFDPQDSSREIERFELPATTDCVFHGYVPGMEPGTLYGLRVHGPYEPQHGHRCNPYKLLVDPYAKALVGEVDWSQPVFGYPLGHEQQDLMRDERDSAPGMPKCVVVSDFFDWGNDRAPNVPWRKTVIYEAHVKGLTMRHPKVPEHLRGTYAGLAHPAIIEHLTKLGVTAIELLPVHEYADDSFLGEKGLSNYWGYNTLCFFAPEQKYASRKTPGAIVNEFKSMVKALHAAGIEVLLDVVYNHTCEGNHLGPTLSLKGIDNATYYWHMPEARYDLDFTGCGNSINASNPAAARLIVDSLRYWVQEMHVDGFRFDLATVLGRQNKGEFSPNAAIFQILNQDPVLSRVKLIAEPWDVGMGGYQVGNFPAPWREWNGKYRDAMRRYWKGDENLVAEVGHRFTGSSDMFQGAKRRPQASINFITAHDGFTLHDLVTYGHKHNEANGEHNRDGADDNQAWNCGAEGETDDAAIISLRERQKRNLLASLFLSQGVPMLVAGDEMGRTQGGNNNAYCQDNELSWVDWNLDERRQSLLDFTSRLIQFRHRQPVLQRRRFFQGEHIWDSEHKDLTWFKPDGREMDSEDWQKPFVRSLAFLLGGDAIPSADERGQRIIGDALLVLLNAHHEPVRYTVPPPAEGSRWTIELYTADDTLGPDAPVPEGPFELTGRSFAVFRQVTSG; translated from the coding sequence ATGACGAGGGAAGTGTGGCCGGGCAATCCGTATCCCAGGGGGGCGACGTTCGACGGGGCAGGGGTCAACTTCGCGGTCTTCTCGCAAGTGGCCACCCGGATCGAGGTTTGTCTGTTCGACCCTCAAGATTCCTCTCGGGAAATCGAGCGCTTCGAGCTGCCGGCGACCACGGACTGTGTGTTCCACGGTTATGTGCCGGGAATGGAGCCGGGCACGCTCTACGGCTTGCGCGTGCATGGCCCCTACGAGCCGCAGCATGGACATCGTTGCAACCCCTACAAGCTGCTGGTGGACCCCTACGCCAAGGCGTTGGTGGGGGAGGTGGACTGGTCCCAGCCCGTCTTCGGCTATCCGCTGGGGCACGAGCAGCAGGACCTGATGCGCGACGAGCGGGACAGCGCGCCGGGCATGCCCAAGTGCGTGGTGGTCAGTGACTTCTTCGACTGGGGCAATGATCGCGCGCCGAACGTGCCCTGGCGCAAGACGGTCATCTACGAGGCCCACGTGAAGGGCCTCACCATGCGCCACCCCAAGGTGCCCGAGCACCTGCGCGGCACCTACGCGGGCCTGGCCCATCCGGCCATCATCGAGCACCTGACGAAGCTGGGCGTGACGGCCATCGAGCTCTTGCCGGTGCACGAGTACGCGGACGACTCCTTCCTCGGCGAGAAGGGCCTGTCCAACTACTGGGGCTACAACACCCTGTGCTTCTTCGCGCCGGAGCAGAAGTACGCGAGCCGCAAGACGCCGGGCGCGATCGTCAACGAGTTCAAGTCCATGGTGAAGGCGCTGCACGCGGCGGGCATCGAGGTCCTCCTCGACGTCGTGTACAACCACACCTGCGAGGGCAACCACCTGGGGCCCACGCTGTCACTCAAGGGCATCGACAACGCCACCTACTACTGGCACATGCCCGAGGCGCGCTACGACCTGGACTTCACCGGGTGCGGCAACAGCATCAACGCCTCCAACCCCGCCGCCGCGCGGCTCATCGTGGACTCCTTGCGCTACTGGGTGCAGGAGATGCACGTGGACGGGTTCCGCTTCGATCTCGCCACGGTGCTCGGCCGGCAGAACAAGGGCGAGTTCTCGCCAAACGCCGCCATCTTCCAGATCCTCAACCAGGATCCGGTGCTCAGCCGGGTGAAGCTCATCGCGGAGCCCTGGGACGTGGGCATGGGCGGCTACCAGGTGGGCAACTTCCCCGCGCCCTGGCGCGAGTGGAACGGCAAGTACCGCGATGCCATGCGCCGCTACTGGAAGGGCGACGAGAACCTGGTGGCCGAGGTGGGCCACCGCTTCACCGGCTCCTCGGACATGTTCCAGGGCGCCAAGCGCCGCCCGCAGGCGAGCATCAACTTCATCACCGCCCACGATGGCTTCACCCTGCACGACCTGGTCACCTACGGCCACAAGCACAACGAGGCCAACGGCGAGCACAACCGCGATGGCGCCGACGACAACCAGGCCTGGAACTGCGGCGCCGAGGGCGAGACGGACGACGCGGCCATCATCTCCCTGCGCGAGCGCCAGAAGCGCAACCTGCTCGCCTCGCTCTTCCTGTCCCAGGGCGTGCCCATGCTGGTGGCGGGCGACGAGATGGGCCGCACCCAGGGGGGCAACAACAACGCCTACTGTCAGGACAACGAGCTGTCGTGGGTGGACTGGAACCTCGACGAGCGCCGCCAGTCGCTCCTGGACTTCACCTCCCGGCTCATCCAGTTCCGCCACCGCCAGCCCGTGCTCCAGCGCCGCCGCTTCTTCCAGGGCGAGCACATCTGGGACTCGGAGCACAAGGATCTCACCTGGTTCAAACCGGACGGCCGGGAGATGGACTCGGAGGACTGGCAGAAGCCCTTCGTGCGCTCGCTGGCGTTCCTGCTGGGGGGCGATGCCATCCCTTCCGCGGACGAGCGCGGCCAGCGCATCATCGGGGATGCGCTCCTGGTGCTGCTCAACGCACACCACGAGCCCGTGCGCTACACCGTGCCGCCCCCCGCGGAGGGCAGCCGGTGGACGATCGAGTTGTACACGGCGGATGATACGCTCGGACCCGATGCCCCCGTGCCCGAGGGGCCCTTCGAGCTGACGGGCCGTTCCTTCGCGGTGTTCCGTCAGGTGACGAGCGGCTGA
- a CDS encoding ATP-binding protein, with protein MNCNPRVWLLRSLDEALHARERQLSSDESLRFRVVLGAAGLVIALDLAYLAVLPLYPPSQRDAQALAVGLGLLACVGVLVLIRHARSPTLPAVLLCASLSAAIVLATLSMEMPGAVAHSVNMLVPMLAVYLLGTRLGFVFTAFFVFNAAFLHELIHAYLSQARAPFSWPEVWWGNLMGCVSLMVGWALSWLHSTAREESHQELERALRTLRESEGKLLSLIESSDDAVLSLDARLRLVTANSVAQGLFRGATGGTLVPGGRVVEQCPPGLRAWVSEYCARALEGQRLRGEVDVEVDGQPLTVDVIFSPVREGSRVVGITLFSRDITERKKAETKLGEMHRSLLDVSRQAGMAEIATGVLHNVGNTLNSVNVSVNLVVERLRATRAAGLERSVALLRENASRLGTFFTEDPRGQRLPSYLEALSLQLSQERATVLEEMRRLSESVDHIKSVVSMQQRHARISGVLEHVAVPSLIDDALRLHAVSFERLGIVLRREYGNPVPSVLVDRHKLLQILVNLLSNARHALLERDGDDRQLTLKVARAGARLSISVSDNGVGIAPEVLQRLFTQGFTTKRDGHGFGLHISALAAREMGGQLSGMSEGRARGATFTLELPLAAPDVSESRV; from the coding sequence ATGAACTGCAATCCGCGTGTCTGGCTCTTGAGGAGCCTGGACGAGGCCTTGCACGCGCGTGAGCGCCAGTTGTCCTCGGACGAGTCGCTGCGCTTCCGGGTGGTATTGGGCGCCGCGGGCCTGGTGATCGCGCTCGATCTGGCCTACCTCGCGGTGCTTCCGCTCTACCCTCCGTCGCAGCGCGACGCGCAGGCGCTGGCGGTGGGGCTCGGTCTGTTGGCGTGCGTGGGCGTGCTGGTGCTGATTCGCCACGCTCGCTCGCCCACGCTGCCCGCCGTGCTCCTGTGCGCGTCGTTGTCGGCGGCGATCGTGCTGGCGACGCTCTCCATGGAAATGCCCGGCGCGGTGGCCCACTCGGTGAACATGTTGGTGCCGATGCTGGCCGTCTACCTGCTGGGCACGCGCCTGGGCTTCGTCTTCACCGCCTTCTTCGTGTTCAACGCGGCGTTCCTCCATGAGCTCATCCACGCGTACCTCAGCCAGGCGCGTGCCCCGTTCTCGTGGCCCGAGGTGTGGTGGGGCAACCTCATGGGCTGCGTGTCGCTGATGGTGGGGTGGGCGCTGAGCTGGCTGCACAGCACCGCGCGCGAGGAGTCCCATCAGGAGTTGGAGCGCGCGCTGCGCACCCTGCGCGAGAGCGAGGGCAAGCTGCTCAGCCTCATCGAGAGCTCGGACGACGCGGTGTTGTCGCTCGACGCGCGGCTCCGCCTGGTGACGGCCAACAGCGTGGCCCAGGGGTTGTTCCGGGGAGCGACGGGCGGGACGCTCGTGCCGGGAGGCCGCGTCGTCGAGCAGTGTCCGCCGGGGCTGCGCGCCTGGGTTTCGGAGTACTGCGCCCGGGCGTTGGAGGGGCAGCGGTTGCGGGGGGAGGTGGATGTGGAGGTGGATGGCCAACCGCTCACGGTGGATGTCATCTTCTCTCCCGTCCGGGAGGGCTCGCGGGTGGTGGGCATCACCCTCTTCAGCCGCGACATCACCGAGCGCAAGAAGGCCGAGACGAAGCTGGGCGAGATGCACCGCAGCCTCCTGGACGTGTCCCGGCAGGCGGGCATGGCGGAGATCGCCACCGGGGTGCTGCACAACGTGGGCAACACGCTCAACAGCGTGAACGTCTCGGTGAACCTGGTGGTGGAGCGTCTGCGCGCCACGCGGGCCGCGGGGCTGGAGCGGTCCGTGGCCCTGTTGCGCGAGAACGCGTCCCGGCTGGGCACCTTCTTCACGGAGGATCCTCGTGGGCAGCGGCTCCCCTCCTATCTGGAAGCCCTGTCGCTCCAGTTGTCCCAGGAGCGGGCGACGGTGCTGGAGGAGATGCGGCGGCTGAGCGAGAGCGTGGACCACATCAAGTCCGTGGTGAGCATGCAGCAGCGCCATGCCCGTATCAGCGGCGTGCTGGAGCACGTGGCCGTGCCCTCGCTCATCGACGACGCCTTGCGCCTGCATGCCGTGTCCTTCGAGCGCCTGGGCATCGTGCTGCGGCGCGAGTACGGCAATCCGGTGCCGTCGGTGCTGGTGGACCGGCACAAGCTCTTGCAGATCCTGGTGAACCTCCTGAGCAACGCGCGCCATGCCTTGTTGGAGCGGGACGGAGACGACCGGCAGCTCACCTTGAAGGTGGCGCGCGCCGGAGCGCGGCTGAGCATCTCCGTGAGCGACAACGGAGTGGGCATTGCCCCGGAAGTGCTCCAGCGCCTGTTCACCCAGGGCTTCACCACCAAGCGGGACGGGCATGGCTTTGGCCTGCACATCAGCGCCCTGGCGGCCCGGGAGATGGGCGGTCAACTGTCCGGCATGAGCGAGGGCCGCGCCCGGGGCGCCACCTTCACCCTCGAACTGCCGCTGGCGGCGCCAGACGTCTCCGAATCGCGCGTGTGA